A genomic stretch from Sceloporus undulatus isolate JIND9_A2432 ecotype Alabama chromosome 5, SceUnd_v1.1, whole genome shotgun sequence includes:
- the LOC121931734 gene encoding vesicle-associated membrane protein 8-like yields MRQATPSESMICLSLFLLGMQSSYISLWSVFPDSLEAASSVTNIESVQKNRKMAHDQKHDDIAISTLQVQVDDVKNVMTQNIEKVLKREEKLSELADRSEDLETVAHGFQKTTTKISRKMWWKNTKMVIIIVVILLIILVFIVLLATGVIPT; encoded by the exons ATGAGACAAGCAACTCCATCTGAATCAATGATCTGCCTGTCTCTTTTTCTGTTGGGGATGCAGTCGTCATACATCAGTCTTTGGTCAGTATTTCCTGACAGTTTG GAAGCTGCCTCTTCAGTGACCAATATAGAAAGTGTTCAGAAAAATAGGAAG ATGGCGCATGATCAGAAGCACGATGATATTGCTATTTCTACACTTCAAGTTCAAGTGGATGACGTGAAAAATGTCATGACTCAAAATATTGAAAAGGTcttgaaaagagaagagaaactgTCGGAACTGGCTGACCGAAGCGAagatcttgaaacagtg GCTCATGGTTTCCAAAAAACCACTACAAAGATTTCAAGGAAGATGTGgtggaaaaacacaaaaatggtCATAATTATTGTAGTGATTCTCCTTATCATTCTAGTTTTCATTGTTCTTCTGGCCACAGGTGTTATTCCAACATAA